Proteins encoded together in one Papaver somniferum cultivar HN1 unplaced genomic scaffold, ASM357369v1 unplaced-scaffold_117, whole genome shotgun sequence window:
- the LOC113329647 gene encoding uncharacterized protein LOC113329647, with protein MEMVVIMNSSNASNSNTTNSTCGSLPSCTATQTKDSACEWGESQYPVNQNIITFLLCNKLICGGGITRLMEHLLHIKGNVSSCPYVTISIMNKVSLVYSVKRTKKAHRDNIDLAYRRANNSDESSDTETNIEEQEVETDGNMGSGGAGASQLVSQNQEKRKRIIQSNSRAWITENSVSFNTVRCPSFKEMIYAIGDYGKAMPPPSYHQIRNNLFKDQLEEMKKFVDTFRTNDANFIRGLVKEVINDVREENIVQFITDNGSNFKKEGKYLMLEYPNMFWTPYGAHCVQLILEELGDKLP; from the exons ATGGAAATG GTTGTGATCATGAATTCTTCTAATGCATCAAATTCAAATACCACAAACTCTACCTGTGGTTCATTGCCCTCTTGTACGGCTACTCAAACTAAAGATTCGGCATGCGAATGGGGTGAAAGCCAATACCCAGTAAATCAAAATATAATTACTTTTTTGTTATGTAACAAATTAATCTGTGGTGGTGGAATCACTAGGCTTATGGAGCATCTTTTACATATTAAAGGGAATGTTTCATCATGTCCATATGTGACAATTTCCATTATGAACAAAGTTAGTCTGGTGTATTCTGTAAAGAGGACCAAAAAAGCTCATAGGGATAACATTGATTTAGCATACCGGCGTGCAAACAACTCAGATGAAAGCTCTGATACTGAGACCAATATTGAGGAACAAGAAGTTGAAACTGATGGCAATATGGGCAGTGGTGGTGCTGGTGCCAGTCAACTAGTTTCTCAGAATCAGGAAAAGAGAAAGCGGATAATTCAAAGTAATAGTAGAG CATGGATAACTGAGAATTCAGTATCATTTAACACCGTTCGTTGCCCAAGTTTCAAAGAAATGATCTATGCAATAGGCGACTATGGGAAAGCTATGCCACCGCCATCTTACCATCAGATTCGTAATAATCTTTTCAAGGACCagttagaagaaatgaagaaatttGTTGATACATTTAG AACCAATGATGCTAATTTTATACGTGGGCTTGTAAAGGAGGTAATTAACGatgtcagggaagaaaatatagtTCAGTTCATTACCGATAATGGTTCAAATTTTAAAAAGGAAGGGAAATATTTAATGCTTGAATACCCAAATATGTTTTGGACTCCTTATGGTGCTCATTGTGTTCAGTTGATACTAGAAGAACTTGGTGACAAGCTTCCATGA